The following is a genomic window from Micrococcus cohnii.
GGAAGCCGACCCCGGCGCGTATGCCTCGGAGGCGGCGACCACGGTCGTGTACTGCGCCGCCGGAACACGGTCGGCCCGGGCGGCGGCCCGGCTCACCGCAGCCCGCCCGGGCATCGAGGTGCTCTCGCTGGCCGGCGGCCTGGACGCGTGGCGGACGCACGCCGAGCGGGGCAGCTGAGCTTCCGTAGACTGGCCCGCGTGAAACCCGAAGATCTTGCCGCCCTGCTGTCCGCCGTCCTGACCGAGGCCGTCGACGCCGGCGACCTGCCGGCCGAGCTGCGCGCCGACCTGACGCCCGAGCGCGTCAAGGTCGAGCGCCCCCGCAGCCGTGAGCACGGGGACTGGGCGACGAACGTCGCCATGCAGTTCGCCAAGCGGGCCGGCATGAACCCGCGTGAGTTCGCCGCCCTGATCGCCGAGCGCCTCACCGGTCGCGAGGGCATCGCCTCGGTCGACGTCGCCGGCCCGGGTTTCTTGAACGTCACCCTCGACGCCGCGGCCGCGGGCGAGCTGGCGCGCACGATCGTGGAGGCGGGGGCGGACTACGGGCGCAACGAGGCGCTCAGCGGTCACACCGTCAACATGGAGTTCGTGTCCGCAAACCCGACCGGGCCGCTGCACATCGGCCACACTCGCTGGGCCGCGCTCGGCGACGCGATCGCGCGTCTGCTGCGGGCCTCCGGCGCCGAGGTCACGGCCGAGTACTACGTCAACGACGCCGGCAACCAGATGAACGTGTTCGCCGACTCGGTGATCGCCCGCCTGCACGGCCGGGACGTCCCTGAGGGCGGTTATCCCGGCCAGTACGTGGCGGAGATCGCCGAGCAGGTCCGCGCGGACCACCCGGATGTCGTGGACCTCACGGACGAGGCCGCCCGCCCCGTGGTTCGCGAGGCCGCGTATCAGCTGCAGATGCAGGACATCAAGGACACCCTCACCGCATTCGGCGTGCGCTTCGACGTCTTCACCTCCGAGCGGCGCCTGCACGAGACCGGCGCCATCCAGCAGGCCGTCGATCGCCTGCGCGAGCAGGGGCACATCGAGGACCGCGACGGCGCCGTCTGGCTCAGGACCACCGTGTTCGGCGACGACAAGGACCGCGTGATGATCCGCGCCAACGGCGAGCCGACCTATTTCGCGGCCGACGCCGCCTACTACCTGGACAAGCGTGGCCGCGGCTTCCCGGAGAAGGTGTACCTGCTCGGCGCCGACCACCACGGCTATGTGGGCCGCCTCAAGGCGATCGCCGCCGCCGCCGGCGATGACCCGGAGGCGAACATCGAGATCCTCATCGGGCAGCTGATCTCCGTCAACGGCGCCAAGCTGTCCAAGCGGGCGGGCAACATCATCGAGCTCAAGGACCTCGTCGAGTGGCTCGGCCGCGACGCTCTGCGCTATGACCTGGCTCGCTACCCGGCGGACTCGCCGATCACGATCGACCCGGAGCTGCTGCGCTCGAACACCAATGACAATCCGGTCTACTACGTTCAGTACGCCCACGCTCGCGCGTGCGGCGCCGCTCGCACGGCCCAGGCGCACGGCGTGGACCGCTCCGAGTTCGACGCCTCGACGCTGACCGACCCGACCGAGTCCGAGCTGCTCGCGCAGCTGGCGGAGTTCCCCGCCGTCGTCGCCTCCGCCGCGCGCCTGCGCGAGCCGCACCGCGTGGCCCGGCATCTCGAGGTGATCGCCGGCGCCTACCACTCCTGGTACGCCGCATGCCGCATCGTGCCTCGGCCCGAACAGGACGGCAGCGCCGCCGACGTCGAGGCGGTGCACCACACCCGGCTGTGGCTCAACGACGCGACCGCCCGCGTGCTGGCCAACGGCCTGGACCTGCTCGGCGTCTCGGCTCCGGAGTCGATGTGAGCGGCGGCGGAGCCAACACCGCGTCCGGGCCGGCTGCGGCCGGCGCCGGGGTGGGCAGCCCGCTGGCGCCGGCGTGGTTGCCGGCCCCGGCCGACGCGGCCGCGGTCAATGCCGTCGGGGCCCCGCTATGGGCCAGTGGTGTCGCCCGGTCGGACGACGGCGAACTGACGGTGCAGGGGATCGGCGCCGCCGAGCTCGCCGAACGCTTCGGCACGCCGCTGCTGGTGGTGGACGAGGACGACTTCCGTGCCCGTGCCCGCGCCTTCCGGGAGGGATTCGACGCCGCCTTCGCCCAGCTGTGCGGCGGCGTGGACGTGTACTTCGCCGGCAAGTCGTTCCTCACGCTGTCCACCGCGCGGTGGGCCGCCGACGAAGGGCTGCGGGTGGACACGGCCTCCGGCGGTGAGCTGGCCATCGCGCTGCGCGCCGGAGTGGACCCGGCGCACATCGGTCTGCACGGGAACAACAAGTCCGACGCGGAGCTGCACGAAGCGCTCGAGCAGGGTGTCGGGCGGATCATCGTGGACTCGGTCGACGAGCTGCGGCACCTGGCCGCGCTCGCGGGGCGGCAGGGCCGGGTCGCCCCGGTCATGCTGCGGCTGACCCCGGGCGTGCACGCCCACACCCACGACTTCATCGCGACCGCGCACGAGGACCAGAAGTTCGGCCTGTCCCTGGCCGCCTCCGCCCAGTCCGAGGACGGCAACCTCGTCGGCCGTTCACCGGCGTCGATCGCGGTGGAGGTCGCGCTCGCCGAGCCGAGCCTGCGCCTGCTCGGCGTGCACTGCCACATCGGCTCGCAGATCTTCGAGCCCGAGGGCTTCGGCCTGGCCGCCGAGCGCGTGCTCGCGTTCCTGGCGCAGGTGCGCGACGAGCACGGCGTCGAGCTCGAGGAGCTGGACCTCGGCGGCGGACACGGCATCGCCTACACCGCCGCGGATGCCCCGCGGCCGCCGGCCCAGATCGCGGCGGCGCTCGCCGAGCACGTGGCCGCGGCCGTCGAACGACATGCGCTGGTCTGCCCGCGCCTGTCGATCGAGCCGGGGCGCGCGATCGCCGGACCGGCCGGTTTCACGCTGTACCGGGTGGGCGTGACCAAGACCGTCGACGTCGACGTCCCGGAGGGGGCCGATGCGCCGGAGCCCGCGCAAGACCGGACCGCCGCGCGTCGCTATGTGGCCGTCGACGGTGGCATGTCCGACAATCCGCGCCCGGTGCTGTATGACGCGGACTACACCGCGGTCCTCGCCTCGCGGTCCTCACAGGTCGAACCGGTGCTCTCCCGGGTGGTCGGCAAGCACTGTGAGTCGGGAGATGTCGTCGTCAAGGACGTCTACCTGCCCGGCGACGTGCGCCGCGCAGATCTGCTCGCGGTGCCCGCCACCGGCGCGTACACGCACGTGATGGGCTCGAACTACAACGCGCTGCCGCGCCCGGCGGTCGTCGCGGTCGCCTCGGGGCGCGCCCGGACGATCATCCGGCGTGAGACGGTGGATGACCTGCTGCGTCGCGAGGTCGATCCGCACACCGAGTCCGGGCCGCCCGTCGATCCCGACTCGCCGACCGGCCCCGCCGCCTGACCTGCCCGTCGACACGCCCCGGAGGACCATGACTCAGCCCACAATCCCGACCGCCCTGTCCGTCGCCCTGCTCGGCGGCGGGACCGTCGGCTCCCAGGTGGCCCGCCTGCTCACCGAGGACGCGGACCTGTTCGCCGAGCGTGTGGGCGCCCCGCTGCACCTGACCGGCATCGCGGTGCGCTCACTGGACCGACCGCGTCAGGCCGCGGTGGACCCTGCCCTCTACACCACCGACGCCGAGGCCCTCGTCGAGGACGCGGACATCGTCGTCGAGCTGATGGGCGGCATCGAGCCGGCCCGTTCGCTCATCGAGCGTGCCCTGCGCCGCGGTGCCGTGGTCGTCACCGGCAACAAGGCCCTGCTCGCCCGACACGGCGCGCAGCTGAGCGCGCTGGCCGCCGAGCACGGCGGTTCGCTTGACGGTGAGGCGGCCGTCGCCGCCGCCATCCCGATCCTCCGCCCGCTGCGCGACTCGCTGGCCGGGGACCGCGTGCACCGCGTGATGGGCATCCTCAACGGCACCACCAACTTCATCCTGGACCGCATGGACACGGACGGAGCCGCTTACGACGAGGTGCTCGCCGAGGCTCAGCGGCTCGGCTACGCCGAGGCCGATCCGACCGCCGATGTGCAGGGTCATGATGCGGCCGCCAAGGTCGCGATCCTGGCCGGCCTCGCCTTCGGCGGCAGCTTCACGATCGACCAGGTGGACTGCACCGGCATCGCGGCGATCACGGCACAGGACAGCGCCGCGGCCGCTGAGGCCGGACTCGTCGTCAAGCTGCTCGGCATCGCCGAACGTCAGGTCGACGGCGCCGTGCTGCGCGTGCACCCCACGCTCGTGCCGCGCGAGCATCCGCTGGCCGCGGTGCGTGGTGCCTTCAACGCGGTCTTCGTGGAGGCCGAGAACGCCGGAGAGCTGATGTTCTACGGCCCCGGTGCCGGCGGGCGCGAGACTGCCTCGGCGGTGCTCGGCGACGTGGTGACGGCGGCTCGCCACCGGGTGCTCGGCTCTGCGATGCGCGCGGATCGCGCGGGGGCGACGGCGGGTCCGCCGGCCCTGCCGATCACCCAGGCGAGCACGTCCGAGATGATCGTGCTGCGGGTCTGCGACGCCCCGGGCGTGCTGCGGGACGTCGCCGCGGTGTTCGCCGAGCATGACGTGTCCATCGAGGCGATGCGGCAGGGCCCCGACGCCTCGGATGACGCCGTCGCCGAGGCCGAGGGGCGCTCGTCCGTGCGTCTGCGGGTCATTACCCACCGTGCGCCACAGGCCGCGCTCGACGCCGTCGTCGCCGATCTGAGCGCCGCCGAGTCCGTCTACGAGGTCGTCTCCGTTCTCCGAGTCGAAGGAAAGTGAATCCCTGCATGGCACAGCCCTGGCGCGGCGTCGTCCGCGAATACGCCGATCGGCTCCCGGTCACCGAGTCCACCCGCGTCATCACCCTGGGCGAGGGTGGAACGCCGCTGGTGCGGGCCCCGCACCTGTCCGCGCTCGTCGACGGCGAGGTCCACATCAAGGTCGAGGGCATGAACCCGACCGGGTCCTTCAAGGACCGCGGCATGACGATGGCCATCACGGCCGCCGTGGCCGAGGGCGCGAAGGCCGTTGTGTGCGCCTCGACGGGCAACACCTCGGCCTCGGCCGCCGCCTATGCGGCGCAAGCCGGTCTGACGTGCGCGGTTCTGGTCCCCGAGGGCAAGATCTCGATGGGCAAGATGTCCCAGGCCCTCGCCCACGGGGCGCAGATCCTGCAGGTGCAGGGCAACTTCGATGATTGCCTCGAGGTGGCCCGGAAGCTGGCCGAGAGCTACCCGGTGTTCCTCGTGAACTCGGTGAATCCGTCGCGCATCGAGGGGCAGAAGACCGCGGCCTTCGAGGTCGTGGACACGCTCGGCGATGCTCCGGACTACCACCTGCTGCCGGTCGGCAACGCCGGCAACATCACCGCCTACTGGGCCGGCTACCAGGAGTACGCACGCCCCTATGTGAATCCGCATCCGGGCACGTCCGACGCCGAACTGCCGGCCGCGGCCACGAGGACCCCGACGATGTGGGGGTTCCAGGCCGCCGGCGCGGCGCCCATCGTCGCGGGCCACCCGATCGACGAGCCGGACACGATCGCCACGGCGATCCGCATCGGCAACCCCGCCTCGTGGGACCGGGCCACCGACGCCCGCGACGCCTCCGGCGGGCTGATCGCGTCGGTGACCGACGAGCAGATTCTCGAGGCCCACCGGTGGCTGTCGTCGAAGGAGGGCGTGTTCGTCGAACCGGCCTCGGCCGCCGGCGTCGCTGGACTGCTCGCCCAGCACGCGGCCGGGAATGTCCCCGCCGGCAAGACGTGGGTGATCACCGTCACCGGGCACGGGCTGAAGGATCCGCAGTGGGCGCTCAAGGGCGCCGACGGCGATGACGTCACGCCCAGGAGTGTGCCGTTCGATGTGGTGACGGTCGCCGAC
Proteins encoded in this region:
- the argS gene encoding arginine--tRNA ligase, with the translated sequence MKPEDLAALLSAVLTEAVDAGDLPAELRADLTPERVKVERPRSREHGDWATNVAMQFAKRAGMNPREFAALIAERLTGREGIASVDVAGPGFLNVTLDAAAAGELARTIVEAGADYGRNEALSGHTVNMEFVSANPTGPLHIGHTRWAALGDAIARLLRASGAEVTAEYYVNDAGNQMNVFADSVIARLHGRDVPEGGYPGQYVAEIAEQVRADHPDVVDLTDEAARPVVREAAYQLQMQDIKDTLTAFGVRFDVFTSERRLHETGAIQQAVDRLREQGHIEDRDGAVWLRTTVFGDDKDRVMIRANGEPTYFAADAAYYLDKRGRGFPEKVYLLGADHHGYVGRLKAIAAAAGDDPEANIEILIGQLISVNGAKLSKRAGNIIELKDLVEWLGRDALRYDLARYPADSPITIDPELLRSNTNDNPVYYVQYAHARACGAARTAQAHGVDRSEFDASTLTDPTESELLAQLAEFPAVVASAARLREPHRVARHLEVIAGAYHSWYAACRIVPRPEQDGSAADVEAVHHTRLWLNDATARVLANGLDLLGVSAPESM
- the lysA gene encoding diaminopimelate decarboxylase encodes the protein MSGGGANTASGPAAAGAGVGSPLAPAWLPAPADAAAVNAVGAPLWASGVARSDDGELTVQGIGAAELAERFGTPLLVVDEDDFRARARAFREGFDAAFAQLCGGVDVYFAGKSFLTLSTARWAADEGLRVDTASGGELAIALRAGVDPAHIGLHGNNKSDAELHEALEQGVGRIIVDSVDELRHLAALAGRQGRVAPVMLRLTPGVHAHTHDFIATAHEDQKFGLSLAASAQSEDGNLVGRSPASIAVEVALAEPSLRLLGVHCHIGSQIFEPEGFGLAAERVLAFLAQVRDEHGVELEELDLGGGHGIAYTAADAPRPPAQIAAALAEHVAAAVERHALVCPRLSIEPGRAIAGPAGFTLYRVGVTKTVDVDVPEGADAPEPAQDRTAARRYVAVDGGMSDNPRPVLYDADYTAVLASRSSQVEPVLSRVVGKHCESGDVVVKDVYLPGDVRRADLLAVPATGAYTHVMGSNYNALPRPAVVAVASGRARTIIRRETVDDLLRREVDPHTESGPPVDPDSPTGPAA
- a CDS encoding homoserine dehydrogenase, which produces MTQPTIPTALSVALLGGGTVGSQVARLLTEDADLFAERVGAPLHLTGIAVRSLDRPRQAAVDPALYTTDAEALVEDADIVVELMGGIEPARSLIERALRRGAVVVTGNKALLARHGAQLSALAAEHGGSLDGEAAVAAAIPILRPLRDSLAGDRVHRVMGILNGTTNFILDRMDTDGAAYDEVLAEAQRLGYAEADPTADVQGHDAAAKVAILAGLAFGGSFTIDQVDCTGIAAITAQDSAAAAEAGLVVKLLGIAERQVDGAVLRVHPTLVPREHPLAAVRGAFNAVFVEAENAGELMFYGPGAGGRETASAVLGDVVTAARHRVLGSAMRADRAGATAGPPALPITQASTSEMIVLRVCDAPGVLRDVAAVFAEHDVSIEAMRQGPDASDDAVAEAEGRSSVRLRVITHRAPQAALDAVVADLSAAESVYEVVSVLRVEGK
- the thrC gene encoding threonine synthase yields the protein MAQPWRGVVREYADRLPVTESTRVITLGEGGTPLVRAPHLSALVDGEVHIKVEGMNPTGSFKDRGMTMAITAAVAEGAKAVVCASTGNTSASAAAYAAQAGLTCAVLVPEGKISMGKMSQALAHGAQILQVQGNFDDCLEVARKLAESYPVFLVNSVNPSRIEGQKTAAFEVVDTLGDAPDYHLLPVGNAGNITAYWAGYQEYARPYVNPHPGTSDAELPAAATRTPTMWGFQAAGAAPIVAGHPIDEPDTIATAIRIGNPASWDRATDARDASGGLIASVTDEQILEAHRWLSSKEGVFVEPASAAGVAGLLAQHAAGNVPAGKTWVITVTGHGLKDPQWALKGADGDDVTPRSVPFDVVTVADALGLA